From Triticum aestivum cultivar Chinese Spring chromosome 4A, IWGSC CS RefSeq v2.1, whole genome shotgun sequence, a single genomic window includes:
- the LOC123081800 gene encoding uncharacterized protein, with protein sequence MDLHLPIVHPGAAPAGNVEMGHQAPAAAVNPPPPAAHDQPAVNQQQLGGQGPNTWVGNDANTLLVVATLITTLTYQLGTNIPGGYWQETKSVDGRELYRAGDPIMRDLHRPRYWLFMAASWAGFASSMVMTLSLLVRMSADSRHVRWSFVVAYSSLVLTFVVSQPRTHLSMDILVWAGVLAFLWLVISVHPEHRTRIVQALCCSHRN encoded by the exons ATGGACCTCCACCTCCCCATAGTTCACCCAGGCGCGGCGCCGGCGGGCAACGTCGAGATGGGCCACCAAGCACCAGCAGCAGCCGTGAACCCGCCGCCACCAGCGGCTCACGACCAGCCGGCCGTGAACCAGCAGCAGCTCGGCGGGCAGGGACCGAACACCTGGGTCGGCAACGACGCCAACACGCTGCTGGTGGTGGCCACGCTGATCACCACGCTCACCTACCAGCTCGGCACCAACATCCCCGGCGGGTACTGGCAGGAGACAAAGTCGGTGGACGGCAGGGAGCTTTACCGCGCCGGCGACCCCATCATGCGCGACCTGCACCGCCCAAG GTACTGGCTGTTCAtggcggcgagctgggctgggtTCGCGAGCTCGATGGTGATGACGCTGAGCCTGCTGGTGCGGATGTCGGCGGACTCGCGGCACGTGCGGTGGTCGTTCGTGGTGGCCTACTCCAGCCTCGTGCTCACCTTCGTGGTGTCGCAGCCCAGGACTCACCTGTCCATGGACATCCTCGTCTGGGCGGGCGTCCTCGCCTTCCTCTGGCTCGTCATCAGCGTCCACCCGGAGCACCGCACGCGCATCGTCCAGGCACTCTGCTGCAGCCACCGCAACTAG